Below is a window of Streptomyces qaidamensis DNA.
GACCAGGTTCCGCGGGCCGTCGACATGGCCCCGGACCTCGTCTCGTTCTGTGCCGGGGGCAACGACATCATCCGGCCGGGCACCGACCCGGACGAGGTGGCCGAGCGCTTCGAGCGGGCTCTGGCCCGGCTCACCGCCGTGTCCGGCACGGTCATGGTGACGACCGGCTTCGACACCCGTGGCGTGCCCGTGCTCAAGCACCTGCGCGGCAAGATCGCCACGTACAACGGACACGTCCGTGCCATCGCCGACCGGTACGGCTGCCCGGTGCTCGACCTGTGGTCCCTGCGCAGTGTGCGCGACCGCAGGGCCTGGGACGCCGACCGGCTGCACCTGTCGCCCGAGGGGCACACGCGCGTGGCGCTCCGCGCGGGCCAGGTGCTCGGCCTCGACGTGCCGGCCGACCCCGAGCAGGAGTGGCCCGCGCTGCCCCCGCGCGGCGCTCTCGACGTACGGCGGGACAACGTCGCCTGGGCGCGCGAGTTCCTCGTGCCGTGGATCGGGCGCCGGCTGCGCGGGGAGTCGTCGGGTGACCATGTGACGGCCAAGGGGGCGCTGTCGCCGGACGACATCAGGATGCGGATCGCGCCGGTGGCGTGAGAACGGCTCCTGCGCCTGCGGGCCGCGCCGGCCGGAAACCGGCGCGGCCCGCAGGCGTCGCAGCCGTGGGCAGGAGCCCCTCGGCGGCCCCGCCATCCCGGTCGGGGGCCGCGACTAAGGCGTCAGCCGCGCTTCCTCCGCCAGGTCCAACTCGCGGACCAGCGCCTCCTCCACCCACTCCTGCACCCGCGCCCGCGGCACCGCGCCGGCGTAGGACGTCAGCTGGACGGCGAGGCCGTCGAGGAGGGCCGTGAGCCGCAGGGCCGTGCCGGCCGGGTCCGGGCAGCGGAACTCGCCCGCCGCCACGCCCTCCGCGATGACCTCGGCGAGGGCCGCCTTCCACTGCCGGTCGAGATCCTGGGCGACCTCCCGCAGCGCGGGGTCGCGCAGCGCCGCCGCCCAGCCCTCGATCCACAGTCGCCAGCCCTTGGCCTGCCCGGTCGGGGCGTACCACCGCACGGCCGACCGCAGCCGGCGCAGCGCCGGTGAACGGCGGCCGAGCAGCTTGCGCAGATGCGCCAGGTCGCCCTCCGCCGCGTGCCGGAACGCGGCGGCGACCAGCTGCTCCTTCGTCGAGAAGTGATAGAGGACCAGTGCGTTGCTCACGCCCAGCGCCGAGGCCACGTCGGCGATCCTGACCGCCGCCACACCCCGCGCCTCGATCTGCTCGATGGCGGCCCGCAGCAGATCCCCGCGCCGCTGGGCCACACTCAACCGGACTCTCGTCACGGCGTCACCCTACCCACGCGAGTGCGGCCCCTCGACGGGGTGTTTCGGCCTGTCCGGCCGGGCCCGCGACGGCTGCCGCCGCGGAGGGCGGGTGCCTCACCGGAACCAGCCGAACCGCTCCGCGATCACCGGCAGCCGGTCCGCCGCGATCGCGTGGGCGGCGGCGCGCGGGGTCGACTCGTCGACTTGCGCGCGTTCCAGCATCCGCTCGACCAGGGCCCGCATCGAGCGGCGGGTGTACGCGAACGCCTCCTCGGGGTCGGCGCCGATGTCCCCGAACAGCGTCCACCACCACCAGGCGTTCGTCCCCGAGTTGACCACGACGTCCGGCAGCACGGTCACCCCGCGCGCGGCCAGCAGCAGCTCCGCCTCCGGCCGTACGGGCATGTTGGCCGCCTCCACCACCCAGCGGGCGGTGATGCGCTCCTGGTTCGCGGCGTCGATCGCGTACGACACGGCCGCCGGCACCAGCACCTCCGCGTCGGCCGACAGCCAGGCGTCGCCGGGCAGTTCGCGGTCACCGGGGCGCAGCGCGGAGCGGTCCACCGTGCCGTGGGCGTCCCGGGCGGCGAGCAGCGACTCGACGTCGAGGCCCGCCCCGTTGGCGATCGTGCCCTTGAGGTCGGCGACGGCCACGACCGTGAGCCCCGAGCGCGTGAGGAAGCGAGCGGTGGCCCCGCCCATGGTGCCCAGCCCCTGGAGCGCGACCCGCGTCCCCGTGTACGGCACCCCGGCCCGGGCCAGGGCGGCCAGGGCCGCCTCGGCCACCCCGCAGCCGCCGACCAGCTCGTCCAGGCCGATGCCGTCGACCTCGACCGCGAACGCGTCCCGCAGGCGCCGCCGGGCCTCGGCCTCGTCGTCCAGCAGCGGGTAGACGGCCTGGATCGAGGAGATCAGCCCCGCCTCGGCCGCCGCCCGGTCGACCAGGTCCTGGGTGAGCCCGAGGTCCTCGCCCGTCGTCCAGCAGCTCTCTATGTACGGCCGCATCGCGCGCAGGTAGCGCACCAGCAGCGGGTACGCCTCGGGATCCCGGGGGTCGCAGTCGATGCCGCCCTTGGCGCCGCCGAGCGGGACGTAGCGGCTCGCGGGGTCGTAGTGCAGGGCCTCCTTCACGGTCATGCCGCGGGCCAGGCCGGTGACCTCGTCCAGGGTGCAGCCGGCGCGCATCCGCAGACGGCCGCTGGCGACCCCGCGCACCAGCCGGTCGACGACCAGGAAGCCCTGCCGTCCCGTGAGGTGATCGGTCCAGGTCAGGGACAGCAGGGGGGTGGCCATACGGGTTCCTTC
It encodes the following:
- a CDS encoding SGNH/GDSL hydrolase family protein, with protein sequence MIGSYVAVGDSFTEGVGDPGPDGAFVGWADRFAVLLADRRPEGDFRYTNLAVRGKLLDQIVADQVPRAVDMAPDLVSFCAGGNDIIRPGTDPDEVAERFERALARLTAVSGTVMVTTGFDTRGVPVLKHLRGKIATYNGHVRAIADRYGCPVLDLWSLRSVRDRRAWDADRLHLSPEGHTRVALRAGQVLGLDVPADPEQEWPALPPRGALDVRRDNVAWAREFLVPWIGRRLRGESSGDHVTAKGALSPDDIRMRIAPVA
- a CDS encoding TetR/AcrR family transcriptional regulator; protein product: MTRVRLSVAQRRGDLLRAAIEQIEARGVAAVRIADVASALGVSNALVLYHFSTKEQLVAAAFRHAAEGDLAHLRKLLGRRSPALRRLRSAVRWYAPTGQAKGWRLWIEGWAAALRDPALREVAQDLDRQWKAALAEVIAEGVAAGEFRCPDPAGTALRLTALLDGLAVQLTSYAGAVPRARVQEWVEEALVRELDLAEEARLTP
- a CDS encoding Glu/Leu/Phe/Val dehydrogenase dimerization domain-containing protein — encoded protein: MATPLLSLTWTDHLTGRQGFLVVDRLVRGVASGRLRMRAGCTLDEVTGLARGMTVKEALHYDPASRYVPLGGAKGGIDCDPRDPEAYPLLVRYLRAMRPYIESCWTTGEDLGLTQDLVDRAAAEAGLISSIQAVYPLLDDEAEARRRLRDAFAVEVDGIGLDELVGGCGVAEAALAALARAGVPYTGTRVALQGLGTMGGATARFLTRSGLTVVAVADLKGTIANGAGLDVESLLAARDAHGTVDRSALRPGDRELPGDAWLSADAEVLVPAAVSYAIDAANQERITARWVVEAANMPVRPEAELLLAARGVTVLPDVVVNSGTNAWWWWTLFGDIGADPEEAFAYTRRSMRALVERMLERAQVDESTPRAAAHAIAADRLPVIAERFGWFR